One Brassica oleracea var. oleracea cultivar TO1000 chromosome C7, BOL, whole genome shotgun sequence genomic window carries:
- the LOC106302256 gene encoding cTAGE family member 4 isoform X1, with amino-acid sequence MAGIDTQKQLLSLIRDFTSERSRGEQRVVGLKKRIESLQSEVEAANEEVEHAKRIKEVAEEELNGYEVESSLNDATIQSLEARIALLQDEVSTVGNEVDALKNKEGLLRDQFISQMVELNKEIRVFQRKVASSVGNDDTDVEVFEDGHGADSQAIKDMLSDVNSQLAKEEEGYLAEQNIKEQLQKELDEYEKKMSLMEAITDKTNSVHALAEQSSELEHTLASLGEELQKRCRCQHCQAENLEVLSLLLQGDQDMVS; translated from the exons ATGGCGGGAATCGATACGCAGAAGCAGCTTCTCTCTCTGATCCGCGACTTCACCTCTGAAAGATCTCGTGGAG AGCAAAGAGTGGTTGGATTGAAGAAGCGGATCGAGTCTCTGCAATCGGAAGTTGAAGCAGCGAACGAAGAAGTTGAACATGCGAAACGAATCAAAGAAGTGGCGGAAGAGGAGCTCAACGGCTACGAAGTTGAATCGTCTTTGAACGATGCTACTATTCAATCTCTTGAG GCAAGGATTGCTCTTCTTCAGGATGAAGTTTCAACTGTTGGCAATGAAGTGGATGCTCTCAAG AACAAGGAAGGATTACTTAG AGATCAATTTATAAGCCAAATGGTTGAGCTGAACAAGGAAATAAG GGTGTTCCAGAGAAAGGTAGCCTCCAGTGTGGGGAATGATGATA CAGATGTGGAAGTGTTTGAGGATGGTCATGGAGCTGATTCACAAGCTATCAAGGATATGCTATCTGATGTAAATTCTCAACTAGCAAAAGAGGAGGAAGGATACTTAGCAGAGCAGAACATAAAAGAACAG CTGCAGAAAGAGCTTGATGAATATGAGAAGAAGATGTCACTCATGGAGGCCATAACAGACAAAACTAACTCAGTGCATGCTCTCGCTGA GCAGAGTTCTGAGCTGGAACACACATTGGCATCGCTGGGGGAGGAGCTGCAGAAGAGGTGCCGGTGCCAACATTGCCAGGCAGAAAATTTGGAAGTCTTGAGCTTACTTCTCCAAGGAGACCAA GATATGGTGTCTTAA
- the LOC106302256 gene encoding uncharacterized protein LOC106302256 isoform X2, with translation MAGIDTQKQLLSLIRDFTSERSRGEQRVVGLKKRIESLQSEVEAANEEVEHAKRIKEVAEEELNGYEVESSLNDATIQSLEARIALLQDEVSTVGNEVDALKNKEGLLRDQFISQMVELNKEIRVFQRKVASSVGNDDNVEVFEDGHGADSQAIKDMLSDVNSQLAKEEEGYLAEQNIKEQLQKELDEYEKKMSLMEAITDKTNSVHALAEQSSELEHTLASLGEELQKRCRCQHCQAENLEVLSLLLQGDQDMVS, from the exons ATGGCGGGAATCGATACGCAGAAGCAGCTTCTCTCTCTGATCCGCGACTTCACCTCTGAAAGATCTCGTGGAG AGCAAAGAGTGGTTGGATTGAAGAAGCGGATCGAGTCTCTGCAATCGGAAGTTGAAGCAGCGAACGAAGAAGTTGAACATGCGAAACGAATCAAAGAAGTGGCGGAAGAGGAGCTCAACGGCTACGAAGTTGAATCGTCTTTGAACGATGCTACTATTCAATCTCTTGAG GCAAGGATTGCTCTTCTTCAGGATGAAGTTTCAACTGTTGGCAATGAAGTGGATGCTCTCAAG AACAAGGAAGGATTACTTAG AGATCAATTTATAAGCCAAATGGTTGAGCTGAACAAGGAAATAAG GGTGTTCCAGAGAAAGGTAGCCTCCAGTGTGGGGAATGATGATA ATGTGGAAGTGTTTGAGGATGGTCATGGAGCTGATTCACAAGCTATCAAGGATATGCTATCTGATGTAAATTCTCAACTAGCAAAAGAGGAGGAAGGATACTTAGCAGAGCAGAACATAAAAGAACAG CTGCAGAAAGAGCTTGATGAATATGAGAAGAAGATGTCACTCATGGAGGCCATAACAGACAAAACTAACTCAGTGCATGCTCTCGCTGA GCAGAGTTCTGAGCTGGAACACACATTGGCATCGCTGGGGGAGGAGCTGCAGAAGAGGTGCCGGTGCCAACATTGCCAGGCAGAAAATTTGGAAGTCTTGAGCTTACTTCTCCAAGGAGACCAA GATATGGTGTCTTAA